Proteins encoded by one window of Cloeon dipterum chromosome 4, ieCloDipt1.1, whole genome shotgun sequence:
- the kmr gene encoding uncharacterized protein kmr isoform X4, with translation MGTRGASEALPGFVPRAGSQSFARGVAMGPSPEEHCATWQRTLRRQPPRLDPPVGQTPHHTAFAMDVMKHGRRRSKDNGGNGSRQTQLRSPMVQRPSAAKVTLQGWLYKQGSEGLMLWKRRWFVLSEYCLFYYKGPEEEKLLGSILLPSYKISPCAPDDRVFRKFSFKAEHHNMRTYFFAADSREQMVRWMNAMSLASILQTAPVPSWEEPASSSRPSVSSVSQSADDSDSGFHGYRSPRAATTPRQGGDGASAKDTVETNGWGPQPLYANAPPKPKRLPQGDSPEPSPERPAHPQQQQTPRGGIYGVSPRQHPENRTPDPYGRPIDYEDVYGRKGAWPPPPPQAYMNEPPAKLDNFRTSPQENNNYSKPPPDVTKTYVKPTGPLRNQEAPTKQPPPATLPKQLFRMGSPAPTPAVKPRPKPPAGHPPRPHSADFLEVDVRETPPSAVQRRERNGPQGERPKSSIDVHNDDYWSEESYARKMRQSLYMHAQTQSGRATPLQKHIIDNRAKPPSHSRSPAQSEGQPAEEQPSSIRRHKEQVDRHSNQFMRSASARLPRHKSRAEAHEQADAPGSEKKIQQREESMQRLLEWKQRMLQSPLTRKSSPRPHDNSMPHSPLSHLLLRTPDAPATPGSDAGSVTFRPRRQPTRGPNSSSSSRSRSQDPGRRSAPPIHRRNSYSSDDEDIQREARSNRRPRKSATASSQQAGRASDQVDTERRRVHNPSSGSAVVLPSSPDYVNINAFGEKKQHRIPPDMPYSHDSHGFRKSGDTLTRYGPRQPSPKPEPPPAVPLHMHPAIGKTTPTIQRLAPSEDRNGKHSDSGYDSLRMQSAAAEIKRTSPPKTGVLSQPTDESQLIKEFSYQYIHSNVQDLPSPPSTKSSPEERSASRVKFQTQEMPSRYETSEQLNKFSSPDANDDEDMSSLIKARQINLRSFALGEPSSEESTPRKPLPAKKNAQSGGNNKSVRDLLADFERKSAALAKEQENINAKEARRCVFSDTETLLYDTSSDAEINYVHESKLRKNATDMKQQRRCVSRAGERSDDDDEEIAAALGIKESFISSGRELHAKRKELQNKKRKQPAKKLQVEDLHPSGYIRLSLAESMVAHEDSASSRSSPSPNPRVPDRIKSPEIALALAAAEDHYLPMTPSKKSILEPVNTPAMQLEECSYVEMGDGGSVQTLTNVFEQSTDKRMFEIQQSSANDEESHYEFLYKASTNYEPVYMEVSSIDPLKPLSLSLPKMDSLPIEHSKTSSTSSSSRTVVYNESASDSLRALPDILNSTSSQKDKSDSDDADDEASKDLETLDTPHHPRFSLSDTFRPASYYLGVGGRGNDPQDSSDSDLVSPPPIPATLPPLDDDDEDFSLDLSRQEVRKWSDEASFRLRSAPSRTSMDGGEADRLKRRPVSEELLDSFEESSFLTDYTKYGISESAYHKEIIAQEENMYATNKPVPKDVKSDLLFRERFPPPVQQASASAAEPENQTPPRGQGEASPGKNEAIGGAPYYYSDLLKAMDEETNSMYDRFQQHAMNQLRTSSRLNNQRSDGVDGKRLSDIGRHVNPIPLMLNGLLDLNDPNLIAEEIRNTTAGLVSKSVPVDERNIYESDTLRKMAQKRHLQRRRSKTPDPDIATRNLYPVGLRDKSESSFEARRRSRSLEGLVDAEESTQPPPEAQNEGADPWEEDTLWRESLRRVSRVRHTRSLDDLDESDPPATPAPAPSGRRSVDHLAAGGSQTRSAKVTRDVTYVNDAAVRPRMIRSKELYENDYREGSRRSSSRQNQTPDEDSGVYERLLPTESMERNRRGQTFVDRYEFDVDSEMFRQPTQNGSQQPHFLEESLPPSFEIDREKLRQWDLLSSAPLEDGAKPPSPAPARVRPAEEDPAEPSSGPQNPQSTRQGGGRQPTALTKQPIFKSKVQSNQQSLGGSGSGSIQESIPAVRSHQRQQQRPMTVQPTAFTNLEDPVSASHAAFRAGARLCSRGASPKVPSAASSPLPQGLLGPDEGVTISDTEQARRSLVKAGMSPLSRKMTAGALLGRTHEELVLLLIQLRRESSSLSRVAELCQAEILSQARLAELDAARKAEHLRRLEDLKRHLQEIEKQHEKGKPLVTLVDNMVKLGSMYRGSSISSLPRSAAITPPPMQRFDFNMYEQRIMEWNRLSPPEHAELQMKMQQLYHLERQLQEQALILQNLQQDKTLLQRAMGGLRHKLATCTVAEGELYHQQKRLMETEFNRVRHLLAMHSKKMEDIVVENARVEHDIMMLRQKAENQRMMSRSATPTMMVQGSTAVDLELELRRVQNLVGDLQRQRHDLSLQVRQLTEKRHSLTQTPELRGKMHPASSPAHSPASLPSTPRTRRPSSTWLETDLDSMHSIDRAVASPMSPLYVNTEILDYSMNGKEPLTPDDLSPPPPPAPEDPSLYNGSATTYYEPQDISEADDRMKRFYGIIPKTEKAEIKTVRIVKRESERRNRVKQRPSMEMDLSMGRVSEEDHPPPPTALELSLLMELQAQQEQQQQQPVDPHVFQRSLSLPRGFGKQPPPPPSRALSPRSDIVTLRAHRTLSPQGERPLSAHAQLFGGAAEESPRLLDEGVFEGSSSSGPVSPVYQSEAARAIVQEMTRRRTVPKTKRRHHTVTGGQQSKADSNMGSGARARDDLDMERALRRRVAGAPDVVRSTLSQRELKYNETTIDSILGTPNKIVIPERYVPEKEPEMSAEEQLQRLRKAESIRKMLSETTPLTSESQAQSPTNEGSGEEVNSTMKLKLAAEKKQREHILQLNQLLAQQVKEKSKMVAARALEIAPFKDASTEDDDSSPISELPLIQQRDNFFS, from the exons CACGGCAGGAGACGCAGCAAGGACAACGGCGGCAACGGCAGCAGACAGACGCAGCTGCGTTCGCCCATGGTCCAGCGGCCATCGGCCGCCAAGGTCACCCTTCAGGGGTGGCTCTACAAGCAGGGTAGCGAGGGACTGATGCTGTGGAAGCGCCGCTGGTTCGTGCTTTCCGAGTACTGCCTTTTCTACTACAAAG gaccggaggaagaaaaattgctgGGTTCAATTTTACTGCCCTCGTACAAAATTAGTCCGTGCGCGCCGGACGACCGCGTCTTCCGCAAGTTCTCCTTCAAAGCCGAGCACCACAACATGCGGACGTACTTCTTCGCCGCCGACTCGCGCGAGCAGATGGTCCGCTGGATGAACGCCATGAGCTTAGCATCTATTCTGCAAACCGCTCCGGTGCCCTC ATGGGAGGAACCAGCATCGTCAAGCAGGCCGAGCGTGTCGTCGGTGTCGCAGAGCGCCGACGACAGCGACTCGGGCTTCCACGGCTACCGGTCGCCGCGGGCCGCCACCACCCCTCGGCAGGGCGGCGACGGCGCCAGCGCCAAGGACACCGTGGAGACCAACGGCTGGGGGCCGCAGCCGCTGTACGCCAACGCGCCACCCAAGCCCAAGAGACTGCCGCAGGGTGACTCGCCCGAGCCCAGCCCTGAGAGGCCGGCGCACCCTCAGCAACAGCAAACACCGCGCGGCGGAATCTACGGCGTCTCGCCCAGGCAGCACCCTGAAAACCGGACGCCTGATCCATACGGCCGGCCAATTGATTACGAGGACGTGTACGGACGCAAAGGCGCTTGGCCACCACCTCCTCCTCAG GCGTACATGAACGAGCCGCCGGCCAAGCTGGACAACTTCAGGACGTCACCGCAGGAGAACAACAATTACTCCAAGCCCCCGCCGGACGTGACCAAGACCTACGTGAAACCGACAGGGCCCCTGCGCAACCAGGAGGCGCCCACCAAGCAACCCCCGCCCGCCACCCTGCCCAAGCAGCTCTTTAGAATGGGCAGCCCGGCGCCCACACCGGCGGTGAAGCCCAGGCCCAAGCCCCCGGCGGGCCATCCACCGCGGCCGCACAGCGCTGACTTTTTGGAGGTGGACGTCCGGGAGACGCCGCCGAGCGCGGTGCAGCGGAGGGAGAGAAACGGACCCCAAGGGGAGAGACCAAAGTCCAGCATCGACGTCCACAATGACGACTATTG GTCTGAAGAAAGCTACGCACGGAAAATGCGCCAGTCACTTTACATGCACGCTCAGACCCAGTCGGGCAGGGCGACCCCCCTGCAGAAGCACATCATCGACAACAGGGCAAAGCCTCCAAGTCACAGCAGGTCGCCGGCTCAATCAGAAGGTCAACCTGCTGAAGAGCAGCCCAGTTCAATCAGGAGGCACAAAGAACAGGTGGATAGGCACAGCAATCAATTTATGAGAAGCGCCAGTGCCAGACTGCCGAGGCACAAGTCTCGGGCAGAGGCGCATGAACAAGCAGATGCGCCAGGcagcgaaaagaaaattcaacaa cgAGAAGAGTCAATGCAGCGACTGCTGGAATGGAAACAGCGGATGCTGCAGTCGCCGCTGACGCGCAAGTCATCTCCGCGGCCGCACGACAACTCGATGCCCCACTCGCCCCTGTCGCACCTTCTGCTGAGGACCCCTGACGCTCCTGCTACCCCTGGCAGCGACGCCGGTTCAGTGACCTTCAGACCGAGGCGGCAGCCGACCAGGGGGCCCAACTCGTCGAGCTCGAGTCGCAGTCGGAGCCAAGACCCTGGTCGGCGCTCTGCGCCTCCCATCCACAGGCGCAACTCGTATTCTTCGGACGACGAGG ATATCCAGCGGGAGGCCCGCAGTAACCGGCGCCCGAGAAAGTCGGCGACCGCGTCCAgccagcaggcaggcagagcCTCCGACCAAGTGGACACAGAAAGACGAAGGGTGCACAACCCTTCGTCAGGTAGTGCCGTCGTGCTTCCCTCCTCCCCCGACTACGTGAATATTAACGCGTTTGGCGAGAAAAAGCAGCACCGCATTCCGCCCGATATGCCCTACTCGCACGACTCGCACGGCTTCAGGAAGAGCGGCGACACCCTCACCAGATACGGACCTCGTCAACCCTCCCCGAAGCCGGAACCACCCCCGGCCGTCCCTTTGCACATGCACCCCGCCATCGGCAAAACCACGCCGACCATCCAGCGGCTCGCACCTTCCGAGGACCGAAATGGAAAGCACTCGGACAGCGGCTACGACTCCCTCAGGATGCAGAGCGCGGCGGCCGAGATCAAAAGAACGTCGCCGCCGAAAACCGGAGTCCTCAGCCAGCCGACCGACGAGTCGCAATTGATTAAAGAGTTCTCCTACCAGTACATCCACAGCAACGTGCAAGATCTGCCGTCTCCTCCCAGCACGAAAAGTAGCCCTGAGGAAAGGTCCGCGAGCAGGGTCAAGTTCCAAACTCAGGAGATGCCCTCCAGGTACGAGACGAGTGAGCAACTGAACAAATTCTCCTCGCCTGACGCAAATGACGATGAGGATATGTCGAGTTTGATAAAAGCCAGGCAGATCAATCTCAGGAGTTTTGCGCTGGGCGAGCCCTCCTCCGAGGAGAGCACTCCGCGGAAGCCTCTGCCGGCCAAGAAAAACGCACAGAGTGGCGGAAACAACAAGTCAGTGCGCGACCTCCTGGCCGACTTCGAACGCAAGTCGGCTGCCCTGGCGAAAGAGCAGGAAAATATCAACGCCAAGGAGGCCAGGCGATGCGTCTTCAGCGACACCGAAACGCTTCTCTACGACACGTCGAGCGACGCTGAAATTAACTACGTCCACGAGAGCAAGTTGAGGAAAAATGCGACGGACAtgaagcagcagcggcggtgcGTGTCGCGCGCCGGAGAGCgcagcgacgacgacgacgaggaaATCGCTGCCGCGCTTGGAATTAAGGAAAGTTTCATCAGCTCGGGCAGAGAACTGCACGCGAAACGAAAAGAGCTGCAAAATAAGAAAAGGAAGCAGCCAGCTAAAAAGCTGCAAGTGGAGGACTTGCACCCATCTGGATACATACGTCTCAGTCTCGCGGAGTCGATGGTGGCCCACGAGGACAGCGCGTCTTCCAGAAGCTCGCCGAGTCCCAATCCGCGCGTCCCGGATAGAATAAAATCACCAGAAATCGCCTTGGCTTTGGCTGCGGCTGAGGATCATTACTTACCGATGACTCCGTCCAAAAAGTCGATTCTCGAGCCGGTGAACACCCCTGCTATGCAGTTGGAAGAGTGCTCCTACGTTGAAATGGGTGACGGTGGCAGCGTGCAAACGCTAACAAACGTTTTCGAGCAGTCGACCGACAAGCGAATGTTTGAAATTCAGCAGAGCTCTGCCAACGACGAGGAATCGCATTACGAGTTCCTCTACAAGGCCTCCACCAATTACGAGCCAGTGTACATGGAGGTGTCTTCGATCGATCCATTGAAGCCCCTGAGCCTCTCCTTGCCGAAGATGGACAGCTTGCCCATAGAGCACAGCAAAACATCGAGCACCTCCTCGAGCAGCAGGACCGTGGTCTACAACGAAAGCGCCAGCGACTCCCTCCGCGCCCTCCCGGACATCCTCAACTCGACGTCCAGCCAAAAGGACAAGTCGGACAGTGATGACGCGGACGACGAGGCTTCCAAGGACTTGGAGACCTTGGACACACCCCACCACCCTAGATTTAGCTTGTCCGACACGTTCCGTCCAGCTTCCTACTACCTCGGCGTTGGAGGCCGTGGTAACGATCCCCAAGACTCGTCAGACAGTGATTTAGTGTCTCCCCCTCCCATCCCTGCAACCTTGCCCCCTCTGGACGATGACGACGAAGACTTCTCGCTCGACCTGAGTAGACAAGAGGTGCGCAAGTGGTCGGACGAGGCGTCGTTTCGACTCCGCTCGGCTCCCAGCAGGACCTCGATGGACGGCGGCGAAGCGGACAGACTGAAAAGGAGACCCGTGTCCGAGGAACTGCTGGACAGTTTCGAGGAGAGCTCCTTCCTGACCGACTACACCAAATACGGCATCTCTGAAAGCGCCTATCACAAGGAGATAATTGCTCAAGAGGAAAACATGTACGCCACCAACAAGCCAGTGCCAAAAGACGTCAAGTCGGACTTGCTCTTCAGGGAGAGATTCCCGCCTCCGGTGCAGCAAGCCAGCGCGTCTGCGGCCGAGCCTGAAAATCAAACGCCTCCCAGGGGTCAAGGCGAGGCATCGCCGGGCAAGAACGAGGCGATCGGCGGAGCGCCGTATTACTACTCGGACCTGCTCAAGGCGATGGACGAAGAGACCAACTCGATGTACGACAGGTTCCAGCAGCACGCCATGAACCAGCTGCGCACCAGCTCGAGGCTAAACAACCAAAGAAGTGACGGCGTGGACGGCAAGCGACTCAGCGACATCGGTCGCCACGTCAATCCCATCCCCCTGATGCTCAACGGCCTTCTGGATCTGAACGACCCCAACCTGATCGCCGAGGAAATTAGAAACACCACCGCAGGCCTCGTCTCGAAAAGTGTCCCCGTGGACGAGAGGAACATTTACGAGTCGGACACCCTGCGGAAGATGGCGCAGAAGCGGCACCTGCAGAGACGCAGGTCGAAGACGCCCGACCCCGACATTGCCACGAGAAATCTGTACCCGGTCGGTCTGCGCGACAAGTCCGAGTCCTCGTTCGAGGCACGGCGGCGCAGCAGGTCGCTGGAGGGCCTGGTGGACGCGGAGGAAAGCACGCAACCCCCTCCAGAGGCGCAAAACGAGGGCGCCGATCCGTGGGAGGAAGACACCCTGTGGAGGGAGTCCCTGCGCAGGGTGAGCAGGGTTAGACACACCAGGTCGCTCGACGACCTGGACGAGAGCGATCCTCCAGCAACGCCCGCCCCCGCTCCGTCCGGTCGGAGGAGCGTGGACCACCTGGCCGCAGGAGGCAGCCAGACGCGCTCTGCCAAGGTGACCAGGGACGTGACCTACGTGAACGACGCGGCGGTGCGGCCCCGCATGATCCGCTCCAAGGAACTGTACGAGAACGACTACCGCGAGGGGAGCAGGCGGAGCAGCTCGAGGCAGAACCAGACACCCGACGAGGACTCGGGCGTCTACGAACGCCTGCTGCCCACCGAGAGCATGGAGCGCAACCGGCGCGGCCAGACCTTCGTGGACAGGTACGAGTTCGACGTGGACAGCGAAATGTTCAGACAACCGACGCAGAACGGCAGCCAACAGCCGCATTTTTTAGAGGAAAGCCTTCCTCCCTCTTTCGAGATCGACCGCGAGAAGCTGCGCCAGTGGGACCTTCTGTCGAGCGCCCCTCTGGAGGACGGTGCCAAGCCACCGTCACCAGCTCCGGCGCGAGTTCGTCCGGCAGAGGAGGACCCTGCCGAGCCCAGCAGTGGGCCGCAGAATCCGCAGTCCACCAGACAGGGGGGAGGGAGGCAACCTACGGCACTTACCAAACAGccaattttcaaaagcaaagTCCAGAGCAACCAGCAGTCATTAGgag gctCAGGTTCGGGGTCGATTCAGGAAAGCATTCCAGCAGTTCGCAGCcaccagcggcagcagcagcggccgaTGACCGTGCAGCCAACAGCCTTCACGAACCTGGAGGACCCCGTCAGCGCAAGTCACGCCGCGTTTAGGGCTGGGGCGAGGCTCTGCAGCCGCGGGGCCTCGCCCAAGGTCCCATCGGCTGCCAGTTCGCCCCTCCCACAAGGGCTGCTCGGCCCTGACGAGGGCGTCACCATCTCAGACACGGAACAGGCTCGCAGATCG TTGGTTAAAGCTGGCATGTCGCCGCTGAGCAGAAAAATGACGGCCGGCGCGTTGCTTGGTCGCACGCACGAAgagctggtgctgctgctgatcCAACTGAGGAGGGAAAGCTCCTCTTTGAGTCGGGTGGCTGAGTTGTGTCAAGCCGAAATCCTCAGTCAG GCACGTCTGGCCGAGCTCGACGCGGCGCGCAAGGCGGAACACTTGAGGCGCCTCGAGGACCTCAAGAGGCACTTGCAGGAGATTGAGAAACAA CATGAGAAGGGTAAGCCGCTGGTGACCCTGGTGGACAACATGGTCAAGCTGGGCTCCATGTACCGCGGCTCGTCCATCAGCTCGCTGCCAAGAAGCGCTGCCATCACGCCACCGCCGATGCAGAGGTTCGACTTCAACATGTACGAGCAGCGCATCATGGAGTGGAACAGGCTCAGTCCACCTGAGCATGCCGAACTCCAG ATGAAAATGCAGCAGTTGTATCACCTTGAGCGGCAGTTGCAAGAGCAGGCGCTGATCCTCCAGAACCTGCAGCAAGACAAAACCCTTCTGCAAAGAGCCATGGGGGGTCTACGCCACAAACTAGCAACATGCACCGTCGCCGAAGGTGAACTGTATCACCAGCAGAAGCGGCTCATGGAAACGGAATTCAACAGGGTCAGACACCTTTTGGCCATGCACTCCAAGAAAATGGAGGACATCGTCGTGGAGAACGCCAGGGTAGAACACGACATCATGATGCTGCGGCAGAAGGCGGAAAACCAGAGGATGATGAGCAGGTCCGCCACGCCAACGATGATGGTCCAAGGCTCAACGGCTGTTGACTTGGAACTGGAGCTACGCAGGGTGCAGAATCTGGTCGGTGACCTCCAGAGACAACGGCATGACCTCAGCCTTCAG GTAAGGCAACTGACAGAAAAACGGCACAGCCTGACGCAAACGCCAGAGCTGAGGGGCAAAATGCATCCAGCAAGCTCGCCAGCGCACTCGCCGGCCTCGTTGCCGTCCACCCCCAGGACGCGGAGGCCGTCCTCCACGTGGTTGGAGACGGACCTCGACTCGATGCACTCGATAGACAGGGCGGTCGCGTCGCCAATGTCACCACTCTACGTCAATACGGAGATCCTCGACTATTCTATGAACGGAAAGGAGCCCCTCACCCCCGACGACCTCTCTCCGCCTCCGCCCCCTGCCCCGGAAGACCCGTCCTTGTACAATGGCTCAGCCACCACTTACTACGAGCCGCAGGACATCAGCGAGGCTGACGACCGCATGAAGAGGTTTTATg GCATCATTCCCAAGACAGAAAAGGCTGAGATCAAAACAGTGAGAATCGTGAAGCGCGAGTCTGAACGGCGCAACAGGGTGAAGCAGCGGCCGAGCATGGAGATGGACCTGTCGATGGGCCGCGTGAGCGAGGAGGACCACCCGCCGCCGCCCACCGCACTCGAGTTGTCGCTGCTGATGGAGCTGCAGGCCCAGCAagagcagcaacaacagcagccaGTTGACCCGCACGTGTTCCAGCGTTCGCTTTCGCTGCCCCGCGGCTTTGGCAAGCAGCCTCCGCCGCCCCCGTCCAGGGCCCTCTCCCCGCGCAGCGACATCGTCACCCTGCGAGCGCACAGGACGCTG AGCCCGCAAGGCGAGCGGCCGCTGTCGGCACACGCGCAGCTGTTCGGCGGCGCCGCCGAGGAGAGCCCGCGGCTGCTGGACGAGGGCGTGTTCGAGGGCAGCTCCAGCTCTGGCCCCGTGTCCCCCGTGTACCAGAGCGAGGCGGCCAGGGCCATCGTGCAGGAAATGACCCGGCGGCGGACGGTGCCCAAAACCAAGCGACGGCACCACACGGTGACCGGCGGCCAGCAGAGCAAGGCCGATTCCAACATG GGCTCAGGTGCTAGGGCGCGTGACGACCTGGACATGGAACGCGCCCTGAGGCGCAGGGTAGCCGGCGCGCCAGACGTGGTGCGTTCCACCCTGAGCCAGCGGGAACTCAAGTACAACGAAACCACCATCGACAGCATCCTCGGCACCCCCAACAAAATCGTGATCCCGGAGAGATACGTACCAGAAAAG GAGCCAGAAATGTCCGCTGAGGAACAGCTGCAGCGGCTGCGCAAGGCAGAGTCCATCAGGAAGATGCTGTCGGAAACAACTCCTCTTACCTCAGAAAGTCAAG CGCAATCTCCAACTAACGAAGGCAGCGGAGAGGAAGTCAACTCGACCATGAAGCTCAAGCTGGCCGCGGAAAAGAAGCAGCGGGAACACATTCTGCAGCTGAACCAACTGTTGGCGCAGCAAGTGAAGGAGAAAAGCAAAATGGTCGCAG CTCGAGCCTTGGAAATCGCGCCGTTCAAGGACGCGAGCACCGAGGACGACGACTCGTCGCCGATTTCGGAGCTGCCGCTCATCCAGCAGAGGGACAACTTTTTCTCCTGA